The Pseudomonas sp. DG56-2 genome contains a region encoding:
- the murU gene encoding N-acetylmuramate alpha-1-phosphate uridylyltransferase MurU: MKAMILAAGKGERMRPLTLHTPKPLVPVAGVPLIEYHLRGLAAAGFKEVVINHAWLGAQIEAHLGNGAGWGLSISYSAEGEPLETGGGIFKALPLLGKQPFVLVNGDVWTEYDFSRLPKTPAGLAHLVLVDNPGHHGQGDFCLQQGLVSDGADGAATLTYSGIAVIDPALFDGCEAGAFKLAPLLRDAMRAGRVTGEHYSGCWVDVGTLERLAEVEQLIKGRR; the protein is encoded by the coding sequence ATGAAGGCAATGATTTTGGCGGCGGGAAAGGGTGAACGGATGCGTCCGCTGACCTTGCATACGCCGAAACCCTTGGTGCCGGTGGCCGGCGTGCCGCTGATCGAGTACCACTTGCGTGGCCTGGCGGCAGCGGGTTTCAAGGAAGTGGTGATCAATCATGCCTGGCTGGGGGCACAGATTGAGGCTCACCTGGGCAATGGCGCTGGCTGGGGGTTGAGCATCAGCTACTCGGCGGAGGGTGAGCCGCTGGAGACGGGGGGTGGCATCTTCAAGGCGCTGCCCCTGTTGGGTAAGCAACCTTTCGTGTTGGTTAATGGCGATGTCTGGACTGAATACGATTTCTCCAGGCTACCGAAAACACCTGCCGGCCTTGCCCATCTAGTACTGGTCGACAACCCCGGCCACCATGGCCAAGGTGATTTTTGCCTGCAGCAAGGACTTGTCAGTGATGGGGCGGATGGCGCTGCCACCTTGACCTACAGCGGCATTGCCGTGATCGATCCGGCCTTGTTCGATGGCTGTGAGGCAGGTGCCTTTAAGTTGGCACCGTTGCTGCGCGATGCGATGCGCGCGGGCCGGGTGACTGGCGAGCACTATTCAGGATGTTGGGTGGATGTCGGCACCCTGGAGCGCTTGGCCGAAGTCGAGCAATTGATCAAAGGGCGTCGCTAA
- a CDS encoding TerB family tellurite resistance protein: MLWPSTVIGAGAGFAIASIPGALLGALLGQAMDRRMQLHSWAHVRERLGGRPVLRDDEVLFVLLGRLAKSDGRVGEGHIQQARQEMYRLEMGEPERRRAIAAFNRGKNGSDRLSNYLVRLKQQPHAAEGMLRACWRMAWADGRAGRHERELLLDWGQKLGWSAAKVQALALEYEPQRHGLSDAGLGYQQALRLLGVEQHTEPGQIKQAYRRLLSRHHPDKLVGSGASPSQVREATDRTRDLHQAYAVIRQRRGF, from the coding sequence ATGTTGTGGCCGAGCACAGTGATTGGTGCCGGAGCCGGCTTCGCCATTGCCAGTATTCCTGGGGCATTGCTGGGGGCGCTGCTGGGTCAGGCGATGGATCGCCGCATGCAGTTGCACAGTTGGGCCCATGTTCGTGAGCGCTTGGGTGGGCGTCCGGTATTACGTGACGACGAAGTGCTATTCGTTCTGCTTGGTCGTTTGGCCAAGAGCGATGGCCGCGTGGGCGAGGGGCACATCCAGCAAGCGCGGCAGGAGATGTATCGCTTGGAGATGGGCGAGCCTGAGCGTCGGCGGGCCATCGCCGCGTTCAACCGTGGCAAGAATGGCAGCGACCGCCTGAGTAATTACCTGGTGCGCCTGAAGCAGCAGCCCCATGCTGCCGAAGGAATGCTGCGGGCTTGCTGGCGTATGGCCTGGGCCGATGGCCGGGCAGGGCGCCACGAACGCGAGCTGTTGCTCGACTGGGGGCAGAAGCTGGGATGGTCGGCGGCCAAAGTCCAGGCGCTGGCCCTGGAGTATGAACCTCAGCGGCATGGTTTGTCCGACGCAGGCCTCGGCTATCAGCAAGCCTTGCGCTTGCTGGGCGTCGAGCAGCATACGGAGCCAGGCCAGATCAAACAGGCCTATCGCCGGTTGCTCAGCCGCCACCACCCGGACAAATTGGTGGGTAGCGGCGCCAGCCCGTCCCAAGTGCGTGAAGCCACCGATCGCACACGTGATTTGCATCAGGCATACGCGGTCATCCGCCAGCGCCGTGGTTTTTAG
- a CDS encoding alpha/beta hydrolase family protein encodes MFALYRTTLPAFCLSLILPCSAQAAAGETPQASTNEQPPVVQRQPLAERSQEDALALERQVPRDEQQTLQAGSDSFLALWKPANTSEPEGALIILAGAGETADWPKTVGPLRRKFPDGGWHSLSLSLPDLLVDSPQARVETAPAPSQPVAQGQSAPAKDTPDNANASVEQATAAEGETSESATQPAASNSDDKADAERIFARLDAAVAYAQQHNARSVVLLGNGSGAYWAARYINERQPAQIQKLVMVAAQTPARAELSLEVLAPSLKVPTADFFYTNQEQARRAAALRLKASKRLKDNNYHQVGLTAMPGNNTAEQEQLYRRIRGWLSPEKTD; translated from the coding sequence ATGTTCGCACTTTATCGCACGACGCTACCGGCGTTTTGCCTTTCATTGATACTACCTTGTAGCGCACAAGCAGCCGCGGGCGAAACTCCGCAAGCATCGACCAATGAGCAGCCGCCGGTTGTCCAGCGCCAGCCATTGGCCGAGCGTAGCCAGGAAGATGCCCTGGCACTGGAACGACAAGTGCCCCGCGACGAGCAGCAAACGCTGCAAGCAGGCAGTGACAGTTTTCTCGCCTTGTGGAAACCCGCTAACACCAGCGAGCCGGAGGGCGCGTTGATTATCCTCGCCGGTGCTGGAGAGACTGCTGACTGGCCGAAAACTGTCGGCCCCTTGCGCCGCAAGTTTCCGGATGGTGGCTGGCACAGCCTGAGCTTGAGCCTGCCAGATCTTCTGGTCGACAGCCCGCAAGCCCGCGTCGAAACTGCGCCAGCACCGAGCCAGCCGGTGGCCCAGGGTCAAAGCGCGCCGGCCAAGGATACCCCTGACAACGCCAATGCCAGTGTCGAACAAGCGACAGCCGCAGAAGGGGAAACCAGCGAGAGCGCCACCCAGCCTGCAGCCTCCAACAGTGATGACAAAGCGGATGCTGAACGAATTTTCGCGCGTTTGGATGCAGCCGTTGCCTACGCCCAGCAACACAATGCGCGCAGTGTCGTGCTGCTTGGCAATGGCAGTGGAGCCTACTGGGCCGCGCGCTATATCAATGAACGGCAACCTGCGCAGATCCAGAAGCTGGTGATGGTCGCAGCGCAGACACCGGCGCGGGCCGAACTGAGCCTGGAGGTGCTGGCACCTTCACTGAAAGTGCCTACGGCAGACTTCTTCTATACAAATCAGGAACAGGCACGGCGGGCAGCAGCCCTGCGCTTGAAAGCCAGTAAACGCCTCAAGGACAACAACTATCACCAGGTTGGATTGACCGCCATGCCTGGCAATAACACGGCGGAGCAAGAGCAACTGTACCGTCGGATCCGAGGTTGGCTTAGCCCGGAAAAAACCGACTAA
- a CDS encoding aminoglycoside phosphotransferase family protein: MPDHDVRLQHLTVWLEEQLANLFQKQGWGTVPSASLTAASSDASFRRYFRWQADGRSFVVMDAPPPQENCRPFVDIDHLLATAKVNVPVIHAQDLERGFLLLSDLGTQTYLDVINADNADGLFDAAIEALLAFQQLPMQAPLPSYDVALLRRELELFPEWYVGRELGVAFTDAQLAAWQRISTVLIDSALAQPKVLVHRDYMPRNLMQSVPNPGVLDFQDAVYGPVTYDITCLFKDAFLSWPQARVQGWLKDYWQRAQAKGIPVQADFEDFHRASDLMGVQRHLKVIGIFARICHRDGKPRYLGDVPRFFAYIDEVISRRPELAELDELIESLQVAAGARP, encoded by the coding sequence ATGCCTGATCATGATGTACGCCTGCAACACCTTACTGTCTGGCTCGAAGAACAACTGGCGAATCTGTTTCAGAAACAGGGCTGGGGTACTGTTCCGAGCGCTAGCCTGACCGCTGCCAGCAGCGATGCCAGCTTTCGTCGCTACTTTCGCTGGCAGGCTGATGGCCGTAGTTTTGTGGTGATGGATGCGCCGCCCCCTCAAGAAAACTGCCGTCCTTTTGTCGATATCGATCACTTGCTGGCCACTGCCAAGGTCAATGTTCCGGTTATTCACGCGCAGGATCTTGAGCGTGGTTTTCTTTTGCTCAGCGATCTGGGCACCCAGACGTACCTGGATGTAATCAACGCGGATAACGCCGATGGCTTGTTCGATGCCGCCATCGAAGCGTTGCTGGCATTTCAGCAACTGCCGATGCAAGCACCGTTGCCAAGCTACGATGTGGCACTGTTGCGTCGCGAGCTTGAGTTGTTTCCCGAGTGGTACGTGGGCCGTGAATTGGGCGTGGCGTTCACCGATGCACAACTGGCGGCCTGGCAGCGGATCAGCACTGTGTTGATCGACAGCGCACTGGCCCAGCCGAAAGTGCTGGTGCATCGCGACTATATGCCACGCAATCTTATGCAAAGCGTGCCCAATCCGGGTGTGCTGGACTTTCAGGATGCCGTTTACGGCCCAGTCACCTATGACATCACTTGCCTGTTCAAGGACGCCTTCCTGAGCTGGCCGCAAGCGCGCGTGCAGGGGTGGCTCAAAGATTACTGGCAACGGGCCCAAGCCAAGGGCATCCCGGTCCAGGCTGATTTCGAGGATTTCCATCGTGCCAGCGACTTGATGGGCGTACAGCGCCACCTCAAAGTCATCGGGATTTTTGCGCGAATCTGCCACCGTGATGGCAAGCCACGCTACCTGGGCGATGTGCCGCGCTTCTTTGCCTATATAGACGAAGTCATCTCTCGCCGCCCAGAGCTGGCCGAGCTGGATGAGCTGATTGAAAGTCTGCAGGTCGCTGCAGGAGCACGTCCATGA